In the Rhodothermales bacterium genome, one interval contains:
- the katG gene encoding catalase/peroxidase HPI: MEAKCPVNHAAGGPSNRDWWPNQLNLDLLTQHSEKSNPMGEDFNYADAFKSLDLAAVKQDLAALMTDSQDWWPADFGHYGPLFIRMAWHSAGTYRTGDGRGGGGRGQQRFAPLNSWPDNVSLDKARRLLWPIKQKYGKKISWADLMILAGNVALETMGFNTFGFAGGRADVWEPDQDVYWGAEKVWLEDKRYSGDRDLENPLAAVQMGLIYVNPEGPNGTPDPLAAARDIRETFARMAMNDEETVALIAGGHTFGKTHGAAPATHVGADSEAAGIEEQGLGWRSRFGSGIGGDSITSGLEVTWTTTPTKWSNNFFWNLFSFEWELTKSPAGAHQWTPKYGMGAGTVPHAHDPSKRIAPAMLTTDLALRFDPIYEKISRRFMENPDAFADAFARAWFKLTHRDMGPRARYLGPEVPAEELIWQDPIPAVNHPLIEAKDVAVLKSQLLASGLSVSELVSTAWASASTFRGSDKRGGANGARIRLAPQKDWEVNNPKQLSRVLTTLEGVLSTFNASAAGGKKVSLADLIVLGGCAGVEQAAKHAGVAVTVPFTPGRMDALEEQTDAASFEVLEPVADGFRNYLKGRYTVPAETLLIDKAQLLTLTAPQMTVLVGGLRVLGANAGGAKHGVFTNRPGVLTNDFFVHLLDMGTAWKEVSPDAGVFEGRDRKTGKVKWTGTRVDLVFGSSSVLRALAEVYACQDGHTKFVHDFVAAWDKVMNLDRFDVA, from the coding sequence ATGGAAGCAAAATGCCCCGTTAACCACGCAGCCGGCGGCCCCTCCAACCGCGACTGGTGGCCGAACCAGCTCAATCTCGACCTCCTGACCCAGCACTCCGAAAAGTCCAACCCGATGGGCGAGGATTTTAACTACGCTGACGCCTTTAAATCCCTCGACCTCGCCGCCGTCAAGCAGGACCTTGCGGCGCTGATGACCGACTCGCAGGACTGGTGGCCGGCCGACTTCGGGCACTACGGTCCGCTCTTCATCCGCATGGCCTGGCACAGCGCCGGCACCTACCGCACGGGCGACGGCCGTGGCGGCGGCGGCCGGGGACAGCAGCGGTTCGCGCCGCTCAATAGCTGGCCGGACAACGTCAGCCTCGACAAGGCGCGCCGCCTCCTCTGGCCGATCAAACAGAAATACGGGAAGAAGATCTCCTGGGCGGATCTCATGATCCTCGCCGGCAACGTCGCCCTCGAAACCATGGGCTTCAACACGTTCGGCTTCGCCGGCGGGCGGGCAGACGTGTGGGAGCCGGATCAGGACGTCTACTGGGGCGCCGAAAAGGTCTGGTTGGAGGACAAACGCTACTCCGGCGATCGTGACCTCGAAAACCCACTCGCGGCCGTCCAGATGGGCCTCATCTACGTCAACCCCGAGGGCCCGAATGGCACCCCGGACCCCCTCGCCGCCGCGCGCGACATCCGCGAGACCTTCGCACGCATGGCCATGAACGACGAAGAGACGGTAGCGCTCATCGCCGGCGGCCACACCTTCGGCAAAACCCACGGCGCTGCCCCGGCGACTCACGTGGGGGCAGACTCCGAGGCGGCCGGCATCGAAGAGCAGGGCCTCGGCTGGCGGAGCCGCTTCGGCTCGGGCATCGGTGGCGACTCGATCACAAGCGGCCTGGAGGTCACCTGGACTACCACGCCCACGAAGTGGAGTAATAACTTCTTCTGGAACCTGTTCAGCTTCGAGTGGGAGTTGACCAAGAGCCCCGCCGGCGCGCACCAGTGGACGCCGAAATACGGCATGGGCGCCGGCACGGTGCCACACGCGCACGATCCGTCCAAACGGATCGCGCCGGCGATGCTCACCACCGACCTCGCTCTGCGGTTCGACCCGATCTACGAAAAGATCTCCCGTCGTTTCATGGAGAACCCGGACGCATTCGCCGACGCGTTTGCCCGCGCCTGGTTCAAGCTGACCCACCGCGACATGGGGCCGCGCGCGCGGTACCTGGGTCCGGAAGTGCCGGCGGAAGAACTTATCTGGCAGGACCCGATCCCGGCGGTCAACCATCCGCTGATCGAAGCGAAGGACGTCGCCGTGCTGAAGAGCCAGCTCCTGGCGAGCGGCCTCTCCGTTTCCGAGTTGGTCTCGACGGCCTGGGCGTCCGCTTCCACCTTCCGCGGTTCCGACAAACGCGGCGGCGCGAACGGCGCCCGGATCCGCCTGGCCCCGCAGAAAGACTGGGAAGTCAACAACCCGAAGCAACTTTCCAGGGTGCTCACGACGCTGGAAGGTGTCCTGAGCACGTTTAACGCCTCGGCAGCCGGCGGGAAGAAGGTTTCGCTGGCCGACCTGATCGTGCTCGGCGGCTGCGCCGGCGTCGAACAGGCCGCGAAACATGCCGGCGTGGCGGTAACGGTGCCGTTCACCCCGGGCCGGATGGACGCGCTTGAAGAACAGACCGACGCGGCGTCCTTCGAGGTGCTCGAGCCTGTCGCGGACGGCTTCCGCAATTACCTCAAAGGCCGTTACACCGTGCCGGCCGAAACGCTGTTGATCGACAAAGCGCAGCTTCTGACCCTCACCGCGCCCCAGATGACGGTGCTCGTGGGGGGCCTGCGGGTGCTGGGCGCCAACGCCGGCGGAGCCAAACACGGCGTGTTCACCAACCGGCCGGGCGTGCTGACGAACGACTTCTTTGTACATCTGCTGGACATGGGCACGGCATGGAAAGAAGTCTCGCCGGACGCCGGCGTGTTCGAGGGCCGGGATCGGAAGACTGGTAAGGTGAAGTGGACAGGCACGCGGGTCGACCTTGTCTTTGGCTCCAGCTCTGTACTCCGCGCGCTGGCAGAGGTCTACGCCTGCCAGGATGGGCACACGAAGTTCGTGCACGACTTCGTCGCGGCGTGGGACAAGGTGA
- a CDS encoding NAD-dependent epimerase/dehydratase family protein encodes MNIILFGATGMVGQGVLQECLRADDVERVLTVGRQATGQSHPKLQELVHADLLDLSPVASRLEGFDACFFCLGASVLGLDEAGYMRINHDMPVHAGALLSRLNPGMTFIYVSGQGTGNASAMWSRVKGKTEQDLLAMPFKAAYMFRPGIIQPVDGVRSKTAWYNALYVVFAPVVWLARRIVPGYILNTKEVGQAMLVAVRTGAPKTILEPPDIKALRRAPSVTGES; translated from the coding sequence ATGAACATCATCCTCTTCGGAGCCACCGGCATGGTGGGCCAGGGCGTGTTGCAGGAGTGCCTGCGCGCCGACGATGTCGAGCGCGTGCTCACCGTTGGCCGACAGGCAACGGGGCAATCACACCCCAAGCTACAGGAACTGGTCCACGCGGATTTGCTGGACCTCTCGCCCGTGGCCTCCCGGCTCGAAGGCTTCGACGCGTGTTTCTTCTGCCTGGGCGCCTCGGTGCTGGGCCTTGACGAGGCCGGGTACATGCGCATCAACCACGACATGCCGGTGCATGCCGGCGCGCTGCTCTCCCGGCTCAACCCGGGGATGACCTTCATCTACGTCTCCGGCCAGGGCACCGGCAACGCCTCGGCCATGTGGAGCCGCGTGAAAGGGAAGACGGAGCAAGACCTGCTGGCGATGCCCTTCAAAGCCGCCTACATGTTCCGGCCCGGCATCATCCAGCCGGTGGACGGGGTGCGCTCGAAAACAGCGTGGTACAACGCGCTGTATGTCGTGTTTGCACCGGTGGTCTGGCTGGCGCGACGGATCGTTCCGGGGTACATCCTGAACACGAAAGAAGTCGGGCAGGCGATGTTGGTGGCCGTGCGGACCGGGGCTCCGAAGACCATCCTGGAGCCGCCGGACATCAAGGCGCTTCGCCGGGCTCCGTCAGTAACTGGCGAGAGCTAG